The following proteins are co-located in the Pomacea canaliculata isolate SZHN2017 linkage group LG8, ASM307304v1, whole genome shotgun sequence genome:
- the LOC112569814 gene encoding zinc finger protein 236-like, producing the protein MDNILASETSIGEMQKHHSVQETGKMEQSLNGQNHSDENQARMMQSLSSPAPSKIAAEADSNFSRPQAENCIMQSPMSAPVLVLTTNIQKGTVEASVLLDPCSNLPVTYPWNIHTLAQANLISDTQHEIAKQLMEENQKVESKKGKEANGDEKGQINPAEKCLARRHHEGSQGNQKERKRIAIIEPRPNEPKLFACSYKGCGRRFAWPAHLKYHQLTHTNDRRFACETEGCGKRFLTAQRLQVHMRTHTGERPFVCPVEDCGKSFTTAGNLKNHSRLHTGERPYRCEYCGRSFAEYSSLHKHTLMHLGIKPFTCSICGKGFSQSGSRNVHMEGHKLEDTKQSSQNSSTSNLDNAVASVPGSEDKERLAAKVDAPPDVLVLCDSNDDNVQYQDLHNAESIMFPQGLADQVITVTTQPAAVEMTHDILGAEEVLGDDRIANQLGSSVVVLSQPAEMASIPSSYNDDDPSASHVDTSSYDHTHLLHPVLHHEEITTSDDQDLVYSSLETPSHGRHDSQSMVQEMEAGVGSSSSPHSSDNIHMDPMMESDEEPDSTDKT; encoded by the exons ATGGACAACATCCTTGCATCTGAGACAAGCATTGGGGAAATGCAAAAGCATCATAGTGTCCAGGAAACAGGAAAAATGGAGCAATCACTGAACGGACAAAATCATTCAGATGAAAACCAGGCAAGAATGATGCAGTCTCTTTCTTCTCCAGCACCCAGCAAGATAGCGGCTGAAGCAGACAGTAATTTTAGCCGGCCACAGGCAGAAAACTGTATTATGCAG tcCCCTATGTCTGCACCAGTGTTGGTTTTGACAACCAACATACAAAAAGGCACAGTTGAAGCCAGTGTTTTGTTGGATCCATGTTCCAACCTGCCTGTCACTTATCCTTGGAACATTCACACTCTGGCTCAGGCCAATCTTATATCAGACACACAGCATGAAATTGCCAAACAGCTGAtggaagaaaatcaaaaagtGGAAAgcaagaaagggaaagaagccAATGGAGATGAGAAAGGCCAGATAAATCCTGCAGAAAAATGCTTGGCCAGAAGACACCATGAAG GTTCACAGGGGAatcagaaagaaaggaagagaattgCGATCATTGAACCACGGCCTAATGAACCCAAGTTGTTTGCCTGCTCTTACAAGGGGTGTGGACGGAGATTTGCATGGCCAGCTCACCTCAAATATCATCAGCTGACTCATAC GAATGACCGTCGCTTTGCCTGTGAGACAGAAGGATGTGGAAAGCGCTTTTTGACAGCTCAAAGACTTCAGGTTCACATGAGAACTCACACAGGCGAGCGACCATTCGTTTGCCCTGTAGAAGATTGTGGCAAGTCATTCACTACAGCTGGAAATCTTAAAAACCACAGCAGACTGCACACAG GTGAAAGGCCATACAGATGCGAATATTGTGGGCGTTCATTTGCAGAATACTCTAGTCTCCATAAGCACACACTCATGCATTTAG GTATTAAGCCATTCACTTGTAGCATTTGTGGGAAAGGATTCTCACAGAGTGGCAGTCGCAATGTGCATATGGAGGGTCACAAACTTGAGGATACAAAACAGTCCAGTCAAAACAGTAGCACCAGCAACTTGGATAATGCTGTTGCATCTGTCCCAGGTAGTGAAGACAAAGAGAGATTGGCAGCCAAAGTTGATGCACCCCCTGATGTTTTGGTGTTGTGTGATTCTAATGATGACAATGTTCAGTACCAAG ATCTCCACAATGCTGAATCCATCATGTTTCCTCAAGGCCTTGCAGATCAGGTTATTACTGTAACTACTCAGCCAGCAGCAGTTGAGATGACTCATGATATTCTTGGAGCAGAAG AAGTACTGGGTGATGACAGGATTGCCAACCAGCTAGGCAgcagtgttgttgttttatcCCAGCCAGCTGAGATGGCCTCCATCCCCTCCTCATACAATGATGATGATCCCTCAGCGTCTCATGTGGACACCAGCAGCTATGATCATACACACCTTCTGCACCCCGTGTTGCATCATGAGGAGATAACCACATCAGATGACCAAGATTTGGTTTACTCTTCTTTGGAGACACCGTCACATGGTCGGCATGACAGTCAGTCCATGGTACAAGAAATGGAGGCTGGAGTAGGGTCATCTTCCAGTCCTCATTCCAGCGATAATATTCATATGGACCCAATGATGGAATCTGACGAAGAACCAGACTCCACAGATAAAACAtga
- the LOC112569815 gene encoding 28S ribosomal protein S5, mitochondrial-like encodes MSLTSMASVVQGLGVRVCKLSAMHRTVTTCALRCQMALHGSSIPVQISKQTTILTAYTGSVYLKQVRSVSFVGKVTAEDLWGGVFGVSNAGRKRGRGKHGRRKVDLNKGQVIGLGKDNMVWPGLNAPVIKGRELISIKPLPPDPEKETKIKEARDRTSQFRTFKVPALQRGWTGGKLGGTSIGPPDPVGDYVFKGFDTRVLEFKLVTNMTGNLGRKQRFSSFVVTGNKNGLAGFALAKAPNAKASLRKAKNMAAQRLQYIERYNDHTVFHNFYSKEEHTAVYAFKVAKGYGLRCHRVVKTICEIIGIKDISVKVEGSIKNTQNLTKAFFNGLLKQETHQDLANRMKLNVVEFRKERDNIPLLLAAPEEGKTREEGINDPGFIFDYMHFDGRVPLYRPKREPFYKKLPSWKRKFKWIMKTRGQKQAQLERIALGLEPSFQEKMLRARPLK; translated from the exons ATGTCCTTAACAAGCATGGCGTCTGTCGTGCAAGGACTAGGTGTTAGAGTTTGTAAACTTTCTGCCATGCATCGAA ctgTGACAACATGTGCACTGCGATGCCAAATGGCCCTACATGGGTCAAGCATTCCAGTTCAGATTAGCAAGCAGACCACGATTCTGACCGCATATACAGGTTCTGTGTATCTCAAGCAAGTCAGAAGTGTTAGTTTTGTAGGGAAAG TGACGGCTGAAGACTTGTGGGGAGGTGTGTTTGGAGTCAGTAATGCTGGACGAAAACGTGGTCGAGGTAAACATGGTCGCAGAAAAGTGGACTTAAACAAGGGGCAGGTCATCGGTCTTG GTAAAGATAACATGGTGTGGCCAGGGTTGAATGCCCCTGTGATCAAAGGTCGAGAGCTTATTTCGATCAAGCCACTGCCTCCAGATCctgagaaagagacaaagattaAAGAAGCACGAGATCGAACTTCTCAATTCAGAACATTTAAAGTGCCAGCACTACAGCGAGGGTGGACTGGTGGTAAACTAGGAGGCACTAGCATTGGGCCTCCTGACCCAGTGGGAGATT atGTTTTTAAAGGATTTGACACGAGAGTTCTAGAG tttaaacTTGTGACCAACATGACTGGAAACCTAGGCCGAAAACAACGTTTCAGTTCATTTGTGGtaacaggaaacaaaaatggccttgcag GGTTTGCATTGGCCAAAGCTCCAAATGCAAAAGCATCATTGAGAAAg GCAAAGAACATGGCTGCTCAGAGACTTCAGTATATAGAGAGATACAATGACCATACAG tttttcacaACTTCTATTCAAAAGAAGAACATACAGCAGTATATGCCTTTAAGGTGGCAAAAG GATATGGCTTAAGATGTCACCGTGTCGTGAAAACCATATGTGAAATAATAGGTATTAAGGACATATCTGTAAAAGTGGAAGGATCCATTAAGAATACTCAGAATCTAACCAAAGCTTTCTTCAATGGTCTTCTCAAACAG GAAACTCACCAAGATCTTGCCAATCGCATGAAACTGAATGTGGTTGAGTTTCGAAAGGAAAGGGATAATATACCTTTACTATTGGCTGCACCAGAGGAAGGCAAAACACGTGAGGAAGGCATTAATGACCCAGGGTTTATTTTTGACTACATGCACTTTGATGGACGTGTGCCACTGTACAGGCCCAAACGTGAACCATTCTACAAAAAATTACCAAGCTGGAAACGCAAATTCAAATGGATAATGAAGACACGTGGTCAGAAGCAAGCTCAATTGGAAAGAATTGCGCTGGGATTAGAACCATCATTCCAGGAAAAAATGCTACGTGCTAGGCCccttaagtaa
- the LOC112569816 gene encoding uncharacterized protein LOC112569816 has translation MASQRKQVSASRSDRTENNRQEAGKKYESSTSKVFCEENIDFIDKELRKLNKFCLKSGYSVAQIVKFARPFTQTSTTVKRKKWKKIGLIGVLMIVVAVVGFQLQSSCRIASALAKTAMIKIQPFWDWTRFYHSNCLVANPMYRKPDKLTMDDCQICEGIQDILRMSHVNPANIIDKYFKRDIPVIVEDGLRDWGHLADKSVQDIAEMYRTSNILKTSWGCGFSSNIRIKYGGHRDLLRKITNENLTNFYAHWENCQLPAAKAFRAMYKRPYFLPSAVEMSSTNWVFISSNYTAKIFKEVDIGHPLVILMQVKGEIEIKVDTWKPCDTVCTSLEDVLQEGEILILTDSLWRASYLPLPERDSISIGIGGFFD, from the exons ATGGCTTCACAGAGGAAGCAGGTGTCTGCTAGCAGGTCCgacagaacagaaaacaatCGTCAAGAAGCCGGAAAAAAGTACGAGTCTTCGACCTCGAAGGTGTTTTGCGAAGAAAATATAGATTTTATCGACAAAGAactcagaaaattaaataaattctgCTTAAAATCAGGATACAGTGTTGCGCAGATCGTGAAATTTGCACGGCCGTTCACTCAAACTTCCACAacagtaaaaaggaaaaaatggaagaaaattgGACTGATTGGCGTGCTTATGATCGTGGTAGCTGTTGTTGGCTTCCAGCTGCAATCATCATGCCGTATAGCCAGTGCTCTTGCAAAAACTGCGATGATCAAA ATACAACCATTCTGGGACTGGACTCGGTTTTACCATAGCAACTGTCTCGTGGCAAACCCAATGTACCGAAAACCAGACAAGTTAACCATGGACGACTGCCAG ATATGTGAAGGCATACAGGACATACTGCGAATGAGCCATGTTAATCCAGCAAACATTATTGACAAGTATTTCAAGAGGGATATACCGGTCATCGTTGAAGACGGACTGCGGGACTGGGGTCATCTTGCTGACAAATCGGTACAAGACATTGCTGAG ATGTATAGAACcagcaacattttaaagacCAGTTGGGGCTGTGGATTTTCCAGTAATATTCGCATTAAATATGGAGGACACAGAGATCTTCTGaggaaaataacaaatgaaaacctAACAAATTTTTATGCGCATTG GGAGAACTGTCAGCTACCCGCCGCCAAAGCTTTTCGGGCGATGTACAAGCGACCATACTTCCTGCCTTCAGCTGTGGAAATGTCATCAACCAACTGGGTTTTTATCTCTTCCAActacacagcaaaaatattcaaagag GTAGACATAGGACACCCACTTGTGATACTAATGCAAGTCAAAGGGGAAATAGAGATAAAAGTTGACACTTGGAAACCATGTGATACTGTGTGCACATCGCTCGAAGATGTCCTGCAAGAAGGAGAAATTT TAATCCTGACGGATTCCCTTTGGAGAGCCAGCTACCTGCCGCTACCAGAGAGAGACAGCATCTCCATTGGGATTGGAGGCTTCTTTGATTGA